One window from the genome of Hoplias malabaricus isolate fHopMal1 chromosome 18, fHopMal1.hap1, whole genome shotgun sequence encodes:
- the mfsd14ba gene encoding hippocampus abundant transcript-like protein 1, with translation MVMAQSGKESKQTNSVVLVKRIIMNDDSPMQQGIGKPSVYHAVVVIFLEFFAWGLLTTPMLTVLHETFPQHTFLMNGLIQGVKGLLSFMSAPLIGALSDVWGRRSFLLVTVFFTCAPIPLMRLSPWWYFAMISVSGAFSVTFSVIFAYVADVTEERERSTAYGLVSATFAASLVTSPAIGAYLSLNYGDNLVVLVATLIALADICFILLAVPESLPEKMRLNTWGAPISWEQADPFASLRKVGKDTTVLLICITVFLSYLPEAGQYSSFFLYLRQVINFSPTTIAVFIGVVGILSILAQTLFLTLLMRTIGNKNTVLLGLGFQILQLAWYGLGSEPWMMWAAGAVAAMSSITFPAVSALVSRSADSDQQGLVQGIITGIRGLCNGLGPALYGFIFFLFNVELSGITPIQADYGIPLQPPSEHVMVPGPPFLLGACTVLVAFLVALFIPEHQPTAAKMCQEHKGSNSLAGAHVNTPLPGSDEDFEPLLEDSTV, from the exons ATGGTGATGGCCCAGTCCGGGAAAGAGTCCAAACAAACCAACAGTGTTGTTCTCGTCAAGAGAATAATAATGAACGATGACAGCCCG ATGCAGCAGGGAATCGGGAAACCCAGCGTTTACCATGCAGTGGTTGTCATCTTTCTTGAGTTCTTTGCATGGGGGCTCCTTACCACTCCAATGCTTACT gtTTTACACGAAACATTCCCACAACACACATTCCTAATGAACGGCCTCATTCAGGGAGTGAAG GGCCTGCTTTCTTTCATGAGTGCTCCATTAATTGGTGCTTTATCAGATGTCTGGGGCAGGAGGTCTTTTCTCTTGGTCACAGTGTTCTTCACCTGCGCCCCTATCCCTCTGATGAGGCTCAGCCCTTG GTGGTACTTCGCCATGATTTCTGTGTCTGGGGCCTTTTCTGTCACCTTCTCTGTCATCTTTGCCTATGTAGCTGATGTCACTGAGGAACGAGAGAGGAGCACTGCATATGGCCTA GTCTCTGCCACGTTTGCAGCTAGCTTGGTAACAAGCCCTGCTATTGGGGCGTACCTGTCATTAAACTATGGGGATAATTTGGTGGTGCTGGTGGCTACGCTCATCGCCCTGGCTGACATATGCTTCATACTGCTGGCTGTCCCAGAGTCCCTGCCAGAAAAGATGAGGCTGAACACCTGGGGGGCACCAATCTCTTGGGAGCAGGCAGATCCATTTGCT TCTTTGAGGAAAGTGGGGAAGGACACCACTGTGCTGCTCATCTGTATAACAGTGTTCCTGTCTTACTTGCCAGAGGCAGGCCAGTACTCCAGCTTCTTCCTCTATTTAAGACAG GTCATTAACTTCTCACCCACTACAATTGCTGTGTTCATCGGGGTGGTGGGGATCCTCTCTATCTTGGCCCag ACACTGTTTCTCACTCTGCTAATGAGGACCATTGGGAACAAGAACACGGTTCTTTTGGGGCTAGGATTCCAGATCCTTCAGCTCGCGTGGTATGGCCTTGGATCCGAACCATG GATGATGTGGGCAGCAGGAGCTGTAGCTGCCATGTCCAGCATTACTTTCCCTGCAGTAAGTGCACTCGTGTCTCGCAGCGCTGACTCAGATCAACAAG GACTCGTGCAGGGAATAATCACAGGCATCCGAGGCCTCTGTAATGGACTGGGACCAGCACTGTATGGTTTTATCTTCTTCCTCTTCAACGTTGAGCTGAGTGGGATTACACCAATCCAGGCTGACTATGGCATCCCTCTCCAGCCACCCAGCGAG CACGTGATGGTCCCAGGCCCTCCTTTCCTGCTGGGAGCATGCACGGTCCTGGTGGCGTTCCTCGTGGCGCTCTTCATCCCCGAGCACCAGCCCACGGCAGCAAAAATGTGCCAGGAGCACAAGGGGAGCAACAGCCTGGCCGGGGCCCACGTCAACACTCCGCTGCCGGGCAGTGATGAGGACTTTGAACCTCTGCTGGAGGACAGCACTGTGTGA